A portion of the Gossypium arboreum isolate Shixiya-1 chromosome 8, ASM2569848v2, whole genome shotgun sequence genome contains these proteins:
- the LOC108469247 gene encoding probable LRR receptor-like serine/threonine-protein kinase At1g12460, translating to MRRIHQFSVSQALLFLILASCEMRILTVSLAATEKEILLQFRGNITDDPYNSLNSWVPNGYPCVNFSGVFCNPKGFVDKIVLWNTNLSGQLPAALSGLSSIRVLTLFGNRFSGNIPQEYSLLQTLWKINVSSNALSDSIPDFIGDLPNIRFLDFSNNGYSGEIPSALFKNCYKTKYVSVSHNSLSGSIPGTIVKCSKLEGFDFSFNNLIGELPSGICDISVLKYASVGSNALSGNVLQEMSKCQSLSYLDLSRNSFTGLAPFRVIEFKNITYFNVSHNRFFGEIPSIGSCSETMQFIDASWNSLDGEIPTSISNCKSLKVLDLGFNRLNGTIPVNIADLGRLLAISLANNSLNGTIPAGFGSIELLQVLDLHNLNLAGGIPAYVSNCRFLRQLDVSGNALEGHIPDTIYNMTHLEILDLHGNQLNGSIPSSLGNLSKLQFLDLSLNSFSGSIPFSLAHLNMITHFNLSYNNLSGIIPTIQTIQSFGPSAFSNNPGLCGLPLTSCSLSGRLPTSGRTGVLSTSAIVAIVAAAVILTGVCVVTILNTRASRSKKEESTMVVESTPPGSSDSNVIIGKLVLFSKILPSKYEDWEAGSKALLDKDSLVGGGSIGTVYRTSFEGGISIAVKKLETLGRIRNQDEFEQEIGRLGNIKHPNLVALQGYYWSSSIQLILSEFIPNGNLYDNLHGLNYPDTSTGVGNTELTWSRRFHVALGTARALSYLHHDCRPPIFHLNIKSSNILLDEEYKAKLSDYGLGKLLPILDNYGLTKFHNAVGYVAPELAQSLRVSEKCDVYSFGVILLELVTGRKPVESPTANEVVILCEYVRGLLERGSASDCFDRRLRGFADNELIQVMKLGLICTSEIPSRRPSMSEVVQVLEFIRSGIES from the exons ATGAGAAGGATCCATCAATTCAGTGTTTCCCAGGCTTTGCTCTTTCTGATTCTTGCTTCATGTGAAATGAGAATTCTCACTGTTTCTTTAGCAGCAACagagaaggaaattttgctccaattTAGAGGGAACATCACTGATGATCCTTACAACAGCTTGAATTCTTGGGTCCCAAATGGTTACCCTTGTGTAAATTTCAGCGGCGTGTTTTGCAATCCAAAGGGATTTGTGGACAAGATTGTTTTGTGGAACACCAACCTTAGTGGACAACTACCAGCTGCCTTGTCAGGTTTAAGCTCTATAAGAGTCTTGACATTGTTTGGTAACAGGTTTTCAGGTAATATCCCACAAGAGTATTCACTGTTGCAGACATTATGGAAGATCAATGTGAGCTCAAATGCATTATCAGATTCCATACCAGACTTCATTGGTGATTTACCTAACATTAGATTTCTTGATTTTTCTAACAATGGCTATTCTGGAGAGATCCCTTCTGCTTTGTTTAAGAACTGTTACAAAACCAAGTACGTTTCTGTTTCTCATAACAGTCTCTCGGGTTCCATTCCAGGGACTATTGTGAAATGCAGTAAGCTTGAAGGGTTTGATTTCTCATTCAATAATCTTATTGGTGAATTGCCTTCTGGAATTTGTGATATATCAGTGTTGAAGTATGCATCTGTTGGTAGCAATGCATTAAGTGGCAATGTGCTCCAAGAGATGTCAAAATGCCAAAGCCTGTCATATTTGGACCTTAGCAGAAACTCTTTCACAGGGTTGGCACCATTTAGGGTTATTGAGTTTAAGAATATCACTTATTTCAATGTTTCACATAACAGGTTCTTTGGTGAGATCCCTTCGATTGGAAGCTGCAGTGAGACAATGCAATTTATTGATGCTTCATGGAATAGTTTGGATGGGGAGATCCCAACAAGCATTTCCAATTGTAAAAGCCTTAAAGTTTTGGACTTGGGGTTCAACAGGCTCAATGGGACCATACCAGTTAATATTGCAGATTTAGGGAGGCTTTTGGCAATTAGCTTGGCTAATAATTCACTAAACGGGACCATACCAGCAGGATTTGGTAGCATTGAGTTGCTTCAAGTCTTGGATTTGCACAATCTCAACCTTGCTGGCGGTATTCCTGCATATGTAAGCAATTGCAGGTTTCTTCGTCAACT GGATGTTTCTGGAAATGCTCTAGAGGGACATATTCCTGATACCATTTACAACATGACACATCTAGAAATCCTTGACTTGCATGGCAACCAGTTGAATGGAAGTATCCCATCTAGTTTGGGGAACTTGTCAAAACTCCAATTTCTTGATCTCTCACTGAATTCATTTTCTGGGTCAATCCCCTTTTCGCTTGCGCATCTGAATATGATAACACATTTTAATCTTTCCTACAACAATCTCTCCGGTATCATTCCTACTATCCAAACCATCCAGTCCTTTGGTCCATCAGCATTTTCTAACAACCCTGGTCTCTGTGGTTTACCTTTGACATCCTGCTCACTAAGTGGCAGGCTTCCCACATCTGGTAGAACCGGGGTCCTTAGTACTTCCGCAATTGTTGCCATTGTTGCTGCTGCTGTGATCCTCACAGGGGTTTGTGTGGTAACCATCTTGAACACCAGGGCAAGTAGGAGTAAAAAGGAAGAATCAACAATGGTTGTTGAGAGCACACCACCAGGTTCATCAGACTCGAATGTTATAATCGGGAAGTTGGTCCTCTTTAGCAAAATCTTACCGTCTAAATACGAAGATTGGGAAGCTGGCTCGAAAGCTTTGCTTGACAAGGATAGTCTAGTGGGTGGTGGTTCGATTGGAACTGTCTACAGAACTAGCTTTGAAGGTGGGATCTCAATTGCAGTGAAGAAACTTGAGACTCTGGGAAGAATTAGAAACCAAGATGAATTTGAACAAGAAATTGGACGCCTAGGTAACATCAAGCATCCCAACTTGGTTGCTCTTCAAGGTTATTACTGGTCGTCATCGATACAGTTGATTCTATCGGAATTTATTCCAAATGGAAATCTCTATGATAATCTTCATGGACTAAATTACCCAGATACTAGTACAGGTGTTGGTAATACTGAACTAACTTGGTCTAGGAGGTTCCATGTTGCCCTTGGAACTGCAAGAGCACTTTCTTACCTTCACCATGATTGTAGACCTCCAATTTTCCATCTCAACATCAAATCAAGTAACATACTCTTAGATGAGGAGTACAAGGCCAAATTATCTGATTATGGGTTAGGAAAATTGCTTCCAATTTTGGATAACTATGGTTTAACTAAATTCCATAATGCCGTAGGATATGTTGCACCGGAGTTGGCACAAAGTTTGCGAGTTAGTGAGAAATGTGATGTGTACAGCTTCGGAGTAATTCTTTTAGAACTGGTAACTGGGAGGAAACCAGTAGAGAGTCCAACTGCAAATGAAGTGGTGATATTGTGTGAATATGTTAGAGGATTGTTGGAGAGGGGTTCTGCTTCGGATTGCTTCGATAGAAGATTGCGGGGTTTTGCGGATAACGAATTAATACAGGTTATGAAGCTGGGTTTGATTTGTACATCGGAGATTCCTTCAAGAAGACCTAGCATGTCTGAAGTAGTTCAGGTTCTGGAATTCATCAGATCTGGAATAGAATCATAG
- the LOC108467614 gene encoding uncharacterized protein LOC108467614, with translation MTFYDGNSNGEGGEVVPELKVRVEGDDDGVNGKRVTLRQRLLEECEAEERYLLVKEPAFSCIQRRSIWFWVKLGVSFTFIGLLAAVFFRWVGPFLMDKELMPIINWEMTTFSTPMLAVLVFASVALFPTILLPSTPSIWVAGMTFGYGFGFLLIISAAAVGVSLPFFIGSLFLHRIQGWLEKYPKKAAILRAAGEGNWFHQFKAVTLIRISPFPYIIYNYCAVATHVKYGPYILGSLIGMVPEIFVAIYTGILIQTLADASQEQHTLSAPQILLNVGGFLLTVVTTIVFTVYAKRQLKVLQGEELLLQ, from the exons ATGACTTTTTATGATGGTAATAGTAACGGTGAGGGAGGAGAGGTGGTGCCAGAGCTGAAGGTAAGAGTTGAGGGTGACGATGATGGTGTTAATGGAAAAAGGGTAACTTTGAGACAGCGATTATTGGAAGAATGTGAAGCAGAAGAGAGGTATTTGTTGGTAAAGGAGCCTGCTTTTTCTTGTATACAGAGAAGGTCTATTTGGTTTTGGGTAAAGTTGGGagtttcatttacatttataGGGTTATTGGCTGCTGTTTTCTTCAGATGGGTTGGCCCCTTTTTAATGGACAAG GAGCTAATGCCTATAATCAATTGGGAGATGACAACCTTTAGTACTCCAATGCTGGCAGTTCTAGTCTTTGCCTCTGTGGCATTATTCCCTACAATACTTCTACCATCTACACCATCAATCTGGGTGGCAGGGATGACTTTTGGTTATGGTTTTGGATTTCTACTAATCATATCAGCAGCTGCTGTGGGTGTATCACTTCCATTCTTTATTGGCTCTCTTTTCCTCCACAGAATTCAA GGCTGGTTAGAAAAATATCCTAAGAAAGCAGCCATTCTAAGAGCAGCTGGTGAAGGAAATTGGTTTCATCAGTTTAAAGCTGTAACATTAATTAGAATCTCTCCATTCccatatatcatatataactATTGTGCGGTGGCAACACATGTTAAATATGGTCCTTACATCTTGGGATCTTTGATAGGAATGGTGCCTGAAATTTTTGTTGCAATATACAC TGGTATCCTCATACAGACATTGGCAGATGCTTCACAAGAACAACACACCTTATCGGCTCCACAAATTTTGTTAAATGTTGGCGGTTTCCTTTTAACAGTGGTTACAACAATTGTTTTCACAGTTTATGCTAAAAGGCAACTAAAAGTGTTGCAGGGAGAAGAATTGCTATTACAGTGA